A window of Pullulanibacillus sp. KACC 23026 genomic DNA:
GAACCCTAGGCATAGCCTAGGGTTTTCTTTTTACAAAAAATGAGGAACCCGGCAAATGCCGGATTCCTCATTATTTGGAAGTCTTATTTTTCTACGACTTCTTTTCCTTTATATGAGCCACACTCTGGGCAAACGCGGTGAGCTAATTTAAATTCACCACAATTGTCACATTTAACCATGCCAGGCACGCTCAACTTAAAATGCGTACGACGTTTGTTCTTACGAGTCGTTGACGTTCTTCTTTTAGGTACCGCCACGATTTCCACCTCCTTGATGCATCCATCAGTCATCCAATAATTCTTTTAACTTGGCCAATCTTGGATCAAGTTGTTGTTTCCGATTCCCATCAGCCACAAAGTCCCAGCCTTTCCCGCTTGGGAGCGGCAATTCCTTAGCCTTTTCACTGATCACACGTATTGGTTTCTCAACTAATATCGCTTCTTCAATGTATGGAACCAAATCAATCGTCTGATCGACCACTTCATGGGTTTCTTCATCCACATGATCCTCTTCGCTGAAAGAGGCATCCCAATGAAAGGTATCCGACATTTGAATATGAAACGGAAATGGGACATCTTCAAGTGTAATAGAGCACGGTAAAACCATCTCACCTTTAACGGTCAAGTAAAAGCTCGCTTTTGAACGAGATATTTCTGCATAACCTGATACGTTCACCGGTGAAACCTGGCGTATTTCGCGGTCTCTATTCGTTAAATCTTCTTGAAGAGAGAGGGTTTCATCGATCATTAAACCATCATTCCGATATTTAACCAGCTCCGGAACTGTCCATTTTAATGTCACGGCCTATCACCTCAAGACAACAAGTGTTATTATAGTCGCAGTTAAGCGAAATGTCAATAGATTGCCCTTTACAGTCATTCCTGAAAAGCCTAAGCTTAGAGTAACAAAAAAAGCTAAGAAACACCAACTTTTACTAAAGCCAAAAAAAGAGACTTCAACATGCACAAGGAGGAGTGAGACGCATGAAAGTGGCAGGTGTCGTAGTGGAATACAATCCCTTACATAATGGTCATCTTTATCATTTACAAGAAATGCGAAAAAAAATCCAACCCGACCTTACAGTAGCGGTCATGAGTGGTCCTTTCCTGCAGCGGGGGGAACCTGCTTTATTATCAAAATGGACACGTTCCCGACTCGCGCTTCAAGCCGGCATTGATCTTGTCTTTGAACTTCCCTACGCCTATGCGACACAAAGAGCGGAAGTATTTGCATTCGGTGCCGTGAGCCTCTTACAAGATATAGGGGTAACCGACCTTTGTTTTGGCAGTGAGCAGGGTGAGATTGCCCCTTTCTTGAACACTTTAGATCTTTTAACTTCCAATAACGAGACTTATAACGCTTCATTAAAAGCCTTCATGAAGGAAGGGTATAGCTACCCCAAAGCACAAGCCCTTGCCTTTAAAGGGTTATCACCAGAGCGCGATCAGACAATCGATTTAACTCAACCCAATAATATTCTAGGCTTTCACTACATCAAGGCAAGCAGGCTATTAGGCGGGGCCATTACGTGTCATACCATAAAGAGAACCGGTGCGGCCTATCATGACAAGTCACTCACCCAGAAAAAGATTGCAAGTGCTACGGCTATTCGTCAAGCCTTGTTTGAATCAAACGGTGAATGGCAAGCGCTCAAGCCCTATGTTCCACTATATACGGCAGAAGCTTTAGAAATCGCCGCTAATCAAGATGGGTTGAGATCATGGGAAGACTACTTTCCTTTATTAAAATATCGACTGCTGACCGATTCAGGGGAAGCCATTTCCGCTATCTATGAAGCCGAAGAAGGACTCGAGAATCGGCTGAAAAAAGAGATTGAAAAAGCAGCGGACTTTCAATCGTTTATGGAAGCGATCAAAACGAAGCGCTACACTTGGACACGCCTTCAGCGTCTGCTCACCCATATTTTGACGCAAGCGACCAAACAAGAAATGATGAGTGCCCATGCCCTAGAACGGCCAAATTATCTCAGATTACTGGGCATGTCGAACAACGGTCAACAGTATTTGAATCACCAAAAAGAAACTCTAAGGATTCCTTTAATTTCAAGACTTAATAGAGAAAATCAAACCCTTCTTCATCGGGATATTCAAGCCGCTAAATGCTATCAGTTAATTCCAAACGGAGAATCCTCGGAGTTTGAACAAGTACCCGTTCAACTAAGCACCGCAAAACCTTCAGGTGTTTAGACAAAGGCACTGAAGAACTTTTGTTTTTTTAATTTTGTAATCTTGATCCAATAAAAAGGCTCTTTTCTAAAAGATTGTTGCTAGTTGATAAAAATAGGTGGAAATAGGCGAGACTCCTGCGGGAACAGCACGTGTCCGAAGACCCTGCACCGGGCGCTTTTTGCGAGGGAGGAGGCTGAGGCCGTGCCCACGGAAAGCGAGTGCCTGTAACGGAAATCAACAGCCAAGTTTACAGCACCCACTTCAGAGAGGACTTTTTCAGTGCCCTCTGTTTAGACGAAGGCTGTTTTTGTCAAAAAAGAAAAAACAGGCGCTCTTTAGGTTGAGCGTCTGTTTCTGGTATAAAAAACTTTCTATTCTAGGGTCACGAGCGCAGCAACTAGGATTCGTTATTTACGATTTCTTTTCTTTTAAGTTTTTTAAATAGTTCAGAGCATCATCAAACGTTTTAACAGGTACGACTTTAATTTTTGAATGAATGTCTTTTACCGTTGCTTCTGCATCCTTAGCTTCGTGGTCGGCAACAGGGGCAAAGAAAATATCGACCCCTTCCTTATTAGCGGCAACAATTTTTTCTTCAATGCCGCCAATAGGTCCCACTGTCCCATCAAAGTCCATCGTCCCCGTTCCACAGATATTGTATCCTTTACTCAAGTCAGAAGGCGTCAGTTGATTATATATTTCGAGGGTCATCATTAAGCCAGCAGACGGTCCGCCGATTCCTTGTGTGTTAAAGGTGACAGGCGGGGTCACACTCACCTTCACATCATCACTTTCAACAATGCCTAATCCGACTTCATCGGATTGTCCAGAAGTTTGCCAATCCTTAGGGAACTTCGCGAGTTGAGTACTTACTGTCTTTGTTTCATTTCCTCGCTTAATTTTCAGTTGAACCTTTTGCCCGGCTTTAGCCCCTTTTATCTCTTTTTTAAAGTCATTAATGGTATGTATCGGCTTCCCATTCGCCTCAATAATCAGATCACTAGGCTCTAATACTTTTTTAGCCGGCATTTCTGAATTAATATCCAGCACTTTAATTCCTAACTGTTTAATGGTCGGATTGCGTCCAGCGGCTTTATAGGCCACATAGGTAGCGCTATCCTGAGCCGTTTTCATGTCATTTAAATTTCTAACATTGAGCTCTTGCTGCGTTTCATCAGGCAATTGAATTTGACTGACTTTATAGACATCCGTGTATTTATTAAAGTCATATTTGGCAATCAAATATTGCAAGAGATTCGCTTTGATTTCGTAGATCGTCACTAAACGCATAGTTCCTTGATCTTGGTAACCGCCTTTAACATGAACCATGGATTCAAGCTTATCTGCCGTACCTGGTTTATGGACATAGTAAGGAACCTGAACGAATTCGAGGATCACGACCAGGATGATAAGAATGATCAATAGAACATACGGCCACTTTGCTCTTTGCTTCGTCATAAATAAATCAATCCTTCCAATTGGCAATAAGGCGTTGGAGGTCTCTAATATGCTGTCTCGCTGTTTTCTCTCCAATCGCAATAATTCGATCAAGATTTGTAAAAGCAGTGGAATTAAAATTCGACACAGGCGGCTTCATCAAGAGGTCGGCATGAGATTCCTGCTGGTTAACAAGGTGCTGTTGCATAATGTCAAGGCTTTGCACCATAACATCAATGATGGAATGAATAACCGCTTCTCCAGAAAAGCTTGAGACATCGACAGAAAGGACAAGATCTGCCCCCATGTCTCTGACTACCTTTGTCGGCACGCGGTCAATGACACCGCCATCCACAAAGATCCTCCCTCCCCACTTAACTGGGACAAACACACCTGGAATCGAAATACTCGCTCTTACCGCTTTATAAAGAGGACCTGAATCTAGAATAACCCGTTCTCCCCTTATTAAATCCGTTGCTACAATTTTAACAGGCAATCGACAATCTTCAAAATGTTTTTGATAGCTTAACACCCGAATGAGATCGGTTAATTTCTTTCCCGTTATAAACCCCATCTTAGGAACTGTAAAATCGAGATAATGATTTCGCCTGAAAGCAAGCGCCATTCGCTCCATACTTTTCCAATTATGACCGACCCCATATAAGGCGGCCACGAGTGCTCCCATGCTCGACCCCGCTATATAATCTATCGGAATGCCCGCTTCTTCCAAGACTTTGATCACCCCAATATGAGCAAAGCCTTTTGCTCCTCCAGATCCTAAAGCAAGTCCTATTGTTGGCCTTGTCATTGGTCTCCCCCTCTTACTCTTCAGTTTGGTCTAATTCCGTTCTGCTGCGCGTATAGTGAAAGAAGGACGAGTTAAACTCGTCTATACTTACTTATTCAAAATACTTGGGTACCTATTCGTTACCTAAGTTATGCAAACAGAACGAACGACTGAACTGAAAGAATCAAAGAGGTGAACACATTGTCTAAAGACAAATTTAAAACCTACAGTTTGGGCATCTTTGCCTTATTTATTGCGGGCTCACTCGTCGCCTTTCCAGAGGCAGCTGTAGAGGCTTCTTTATCTGGTCTCAAGATGTGGTGGAACGTTGTCTTCCCCTCGCTCTTACCCTTTTTTATCATCTCAGAGCTGTTAATCGGTTTTGGTATCGTTACCTTTATAGGCGTTTTGTTTGAACCCTTTATGAGACCGATATTCAGAGTGCCGGGTGTCGGTGGCTTTGTCTTTGTCATGGGTATGGCATCGGGATTTCCAGCAGGTGCCAAAATAACTGCCCGACTTTACCAAGAAGAGAAATTAACAAAAATTGAGGCAGAACGATTGGCTTGCTTCACCAACTTTTCCAATCCTCTATTTATGTTTGGCGTCTTGGCAGTTGGATTTTTCAAAAAACCAGAACTCGGTATCGTGTTTGCCCTGGCTCATTACATAGGAAATATTGGGGTCGGACTTTGTATGCGATTTTACCATCCAAAAAGCGATCTCTCTGCAAGATCAACCGAACGTTTCACACCCCGAATCATTATGCGTGCCTTTCAGGAGATGCATATTGAG
This region includes:
- the rpmF gene encoding 50S ribosomal protein L32, which codes for MAVPKRRTSTTRKNKRRTHFKLSVPGMVKCDNCGEFKLAHRVCPECGSYKGKEVVEK
- a CDS encoding YceD family protein encodes the protein MTLKWTVPELVKYRNDGLMIDETLSLQEDLTNRDREIRQVSPVNVSGYAEISRSKASFYLTVKGEMVLPCSITLEDVPFPFHIQMSDTFHWDASFSEEDHVDEETHEVVDQTIDLVPYIEEAILVEKPIRVISEKAKELPLPSGKGWDFVADGNRKQQLDPRLAKLKELLDD
- a CDS encoding nucleotidyltransferase — protein: MKVAGVVVEYNPLHNGHLYHLQEMRKKIQPDLTVAVMSGPFLQRGEPALLSKWTRSRLALQAGIDLVFELPYAYATQRAEVFAFGAVSLLQDIGVTDLCFGSEQGEIAPFLNTLDLLTSNNETYNASLKAFMKEGYSYPKAQALAFKGLSPERDQTIDLTQPNNILGFHYIKASRLLGGAITCHTIKRTGAAYHDKSLTQKKIASATAIRQALFESNGEWQALKPYVPLYTAEALEIAANQDGLRSWEDYFPLLKYRLLTDSGEAISAIYEAEEGLENRLKKEIEKAADFQSFMEAIKTKRYTWTRLQRLLTHILTQATKQEMMSAHALERPNYLRLLGMSNNGQQYLNHQKETLRIPLISRLNRENQTLLHRDIQAAKCYQLIPNGESSEFEQVPVQLSTAKPSGV
- a CDS encoding patatin-like phospholipase family protein; translated protein: MTRPTIGLALGSGGAKGFAHIGVIKVLEEAGIPIDYIAGSSMGALVAALYGVGHNWKSMERMALAFRRNHYLDFTVPKMGFITGKKLTDLIRVLSYQKHFEDCRLPVKIVATDLIRGERVILDSGPLYKAVRASISIPGVFVPVKWGGRIFVDGGVIDRVPTKVVRDMGADLVLSVDVSSFSGEAVIHSIIDVMVQSLDIMQQHLVNQQESHADLLMKPPVSNFNSTAFTNLDRIIAIGEKTARQHIRDLQRLIANWKD
- a CDS encoding SepM family pheromone-processing serine protease, whose amino-acid sequence is MTKQRAKWPYVLLIILIILVVILEFVQVPYYVHKPGTADKLESMVHVKGGYQDQGTMRLVTIYEIKANLLQYLIAKYDFNKYTDVYKVSQIQLPDETQQELNVRNLNDMKTAQDSATYVAYKAAGRNPTIKQLGIKVLDINSEMPAKKVLEPSDLIIEANGKPIHTINDFKKEIKGAKAGQKVQLKIKRGNETKTVSTQLAKFPKDWQTSGQSDEVGLGIVESDDVKVSVTPPVTFNTQGIGGPSAGLMMTLEIYNQLTPSDLSKGYNICGTGTMDFDGTVGPIGGIEEKIVAANKEGVDIFFAPVADHEAKDAEATVKDIHSKIKVVPVKTFDDALNYLKNLKEKKS